Genomic DNA from Gammaproteobacteria bacterium:
ATACTTGGTATCTCGGTCAATAATCTGCCCACCGTACAAGATCCTTTCAACACCCTGCCTGCTTGGGGTTTCCCATTCACATCTTCCGCGCTTGCGCCAGCTCCTGGATCATCTTCTCTACTTAGTGGTGGTTTCGATCATCAAGCCTTGGGGATGACCGTTTATGGTTTGTGGGACAACCATTTTTATGCTGAAGTAGGTGGCTACCGTACCCTTTCCAATCGCATTCAATCCGATTTGTCGGTAGGCGGTGCCGGTAGCGACCACATCTACGGCTTCGCCCCTTACGGACGCTTGGCCTACTTCAAGGATTTGCGCAAGGAGGCTTACTCTTTCGGGTTGGTTGGCTTTTCAGCGGACGTGGAGCCTGGCGGTGTTGGTGGTGTGATGGATAAATACCGTGATCTCGGCATAGATGCCTCGTATCAATTTCTAGGTGATCGCCGCCATGTAATGAGTTTCCAAGGTAGTCTGATCCACGAAACCCAGACCCTGAACGCCACTGATGCTGCCGATCCCAAGGGGCATCTGAATCAACTCGACCTCGCTGTTTCTTATTACCACAACCGTACCTATGGGATCAGCCTGAAGGAATTCGATATCAATAGTAGCCGCGCCGACAGTGACTCCCGAGGCACTGTTCTTCAGGCCGACTGGACACCCTTCGGTAAAGAGGAATCCTGGGGCGCACCCTGGGCTAATCTGCGCCTTGGTCTCCAATATACCCTGTATAACAAATTTGATGGCACCAGCGACAACGCTGGCAACAATAACACCCTAATGGCCTTTGTCTGGACCGCGTTCTGAGGAAATATTCATGTCTATTTCATCCATCTATCGTTCTTCTTTATCCCTGGCTGCCTTCTTGTTCGCCATTTGTATTCATTCACCCGCTATTGCCGCTGGCAATTCCGAGCATGGAGCCAGCGTTTTTCAAGAGGAATGCGCTGACTGTCATAGCGTGACTCAAGGAAAAAATAAAAAAGGACCATCTCTATTCGGAGTAGTAGGCCGCAATCCCGCAATGATTGAGGGTTATAACTATTCCGAGGCCATGCGCGCCAATCACTCCGCCTGGAGTGCTGATCGACTGGATGCTTATATCAGTGGTCCGAAGAAAACCGTATCCGGTGGTAAAATGAAATACGACGGGTTATCCAACGTATCGGATCGCGCTGATCTTATTGCATATCTGTCAACATTACGTTGAAGCGATCCAAGAAAGATAAGCGCCAAAAACCTCGATCAAGAACCTTTCGGGATCGAGGGGCTTGTGAGGTAAAACTTATGTCAATCACCCCGCTCTAAAGGGCGGGGTTTCTTGGGGACATTGAGGATGACCCATGAATCGGTTGCGCCTCTCAAGGTTGGGGGAGTTTCACTTCCAGCATTCTAAATTCTTGCGGTGTCATCAGGAATCCCACCAATTCGTGGGAGTGTCAAAAGTCCCAGTAAGGGCTGACTGCCGGGAAAGACCCGCGTTTTTACTGGACGGTTGTAAAACCGTCCACTTTCCTTTCCTTCCCGCCCTAAAGGGCGAGGTTTCTCGGAGACATTAATGAAATATACCAATCCGAAATGTATTGCCAAGATTCTGTTTTCTTCTCTTTTTATCGCTATCGTCCCTCCACTCTGGGCTGATTCCTCCGCCGAGGATGCAGCGGATAAACGCGAGGAATTAATGAAGGACATGGGTGGCCACATGAAAGCCATCAAAAAAATCCTCGCTGGCGCTACCGATACCGGAATCGTGACGGAGCACGCCAACAGCATTGCAACGCTGACCAGCACCCTTGCTACCGACCTAAAAACTTTGTTTCCCGTGGACTCAAACCAGGGGGACAGCGAGGCCAAGCCAACGATTTGGCAAAACTGGGCCGAGTTTGAAAAGATTGCTCAGTCCGCCGCCGCCAAGGGTACCGCCTTGCAAAAGACGGTTACCGAAGGCAACTCCACTGCCATCATAGCTGCTTATAAGGAATTGGGAGAGACTTGTAAGAGTTGTCACAAAGATTACCGGATCGAAAAATAATCGCAAAATAACTGCAAGTCGTGTAGAAGTCACGCAGTTGAAAATAGGGTAAGTCATTCTGCGCGCAGTGAAGCGGAGTCGCAGAATCCCTCTACATAGATTCTGCATTCTGCGACTGCGCGCAGAATGACACGGTCGCTAACGCGACCTCCGCGCAGAATGACAGAAAAAAACTCAATCCTGTATAGAGTTACAAATTCAACTGCGTAACTCCTATAGAGTTACACATTCCCCCTCGACCCTTCGATATCATCGAAGGGTTTCCACGCTAAAGCTCTATGAAATCCAATACGTTAATTTCTCTTTTCTTGCTGTATGTTCGTGTCGGTCTATGGACCTTATTGTCTGGATTACTGTGGATTTCAAGCTCATTCGCAGATGGGGATCTGGTTCAACAAGGACAATACATTTTCAGATTGGCCGGATGTCAAGGCTGTCACACCGATACTAAACACAAAGGCGCGGTGCTTGCAGGAGGACGCGCCCTAGTCACGCCCTTTGGGACTTTCTATCCCCCAAATCTTACCTCTGACCCCAAGTTTGGCCTGGGAAATTGGAGTGAGGATGATTTTATCCGCGCCCTGAAAAACGGCGTCAGTCCGAGTGGGAAATCATACTTTCCGGTCTTTCCCTATACTTCTTATACGCACATGAGCCGTGAGGACATGCACGCATTATGGGCTTACCTGCGTACTGTCCCCGCCGTCGTTCAACCTAACCGAGATCACGATTTGCCTTGGTATCTAGGCAGACTAGCGAGCTGGGGATGGCAATTCCTGTTCTTCACACCTGATTTAGTAGGAATGCCATCAAGCCCCGCAACGGCGGTAAACC
This window encodes:
- a CDS encoding Cytochrome C, which encodes MKIRNSILPRFFDRMTAFFTFIGWVGMAIISTAIPWLMSSAHALPSYARQTGEDCGSCHVGSFGPQLTPHGIRFKLEGYTDSDSKSGKVPLSGMVVGTFTHTRKGQDPAPDHFSSNDNTVLQEASVFLAGGLTEHLGTFVQATYSDVDRHFVFDHMDVRYAHSLQLAGADTILGISVNNLPTVQDPFNTLPAWGFPFTSSALAPAPGSSSLLSGGFDHQALGMTVYGLWDNHFYAEVGGYRTLSNRIQSDLSVGGAGSDHIYGFAPYGRLAYFKDLRKEAYSFGLVGFSADVEPGGVGGVMDKYRDLGIDASYQFLGDRRHVMSFQGSLIHETQTLNATDAADPKGHLNQLDLAVSYYHNRTYGISLKEFDINSSRADSDSRGTVLQADWTPFGKEESWGAPWANLRLGLQYTLYNKFDGTSDNAGNNNTLMAFVWTAF
- a CDS encoding cytochrome c, whose product is MSISSIYRSSLSLAAFLFAICIHSPAIAAGNSEHGASVFQEECADCHSVTQGKNKKGPSLFGVVGRNPAMIEGYNYSEAMRANHSAWSADRLDAYISGPKKTVSGGKMKYDGLSNVSDRADLIAYLSTLR
- a CDS encoding Cytochrome c; its protein translation is MKYTNPKCIAKILFSSLFIAIVPPLWADSSAEDAADKREELMKDMGGHMKAIKKILAGATDTGIVTEHANSIATLTSTLATDLKTLFPVDSNQGDSEAKPTIWQNWAEFEKIAQSAAAKGTALQKTVTEGNSTAIIAAYKELGETCKSCHKDYRIEK
- a CDS encoding putative Diheme cytochrome c-type (Evidence 3 : Putative function from multiple computational evidences), with the translated sequence MKSNTLISLFLLYVRVGLWTLLSGLLWISSSFADGDLVQQGQYIFRLAGCQGCHTDTKHKGAVLAGGRALVTPFGTFYPPNLTSDPKFGLGNWSEDDFIRALKNGVSPSGKSYFPVFPYTSYTHMSREDMHALWAYLRTVPAVVQPNRDHDLPWYLGRLASWGWQFLFFTPDLVGMPSSPATAVNRGAYIATALAHCEECHTPRNIFGVLNHRMAYAGTKDGPEGTSVPSITKDTKNRISKWSHSDLVDFFTEGALPDGDYVGGLMAEVVDNGLKHLTKEDAKALATYILLFQSAPPAWGAILSVPPTQTK